The sequence below is a genomic window from Bacteroidales bacterium.
TTTTTAAGCCAGTACTTTGTAAACTATTAATTAGTGTGCTATTTATATTGTTTATATCAATAAAAACAGCATCTATATTTAAACTTTTAATTTTTTTTACATCTTTTGATTTGGAAACATCAGTGATAATTTTTATTACATATTTTTCTTTAGCATCTAATAAATTTTTAAGAACTGCATTTCTTTTATCTAAAATATCGGTATAGCAATAGTGCATACAATCTTTTTCAGAGAGTTCTTTAGCTATATTAAAGATTGTTGTTTTATTGAAGTTTTTGCAAATTTTTACTATTATAATATTAACTTTTGCATTCACCGTGCTTTTTTTACAAAAATAAGTAATTATTTTTTAGCATGAAATAAACTTTGATTTTCATTAATAAATTCATTATACTTTTCATTTAAAAAAATATTATGACCATATAAAAAACAATTCAGCTTACTGTCCTTTATTAAAACATACAACATCTTTTTTTCACTTTTTTAGCATGTAATTTATTCAGAAGTTAGAACAAGCTATTTTTTTAAAATAAAAATTACCTTATTATATTTGTTACATGAATTTTTCAGCATTGTTTTTTAATTAAGTTATAATGAGATTTATTTTTGCTTTTTTATTTTTACTGGCATTTATTAGCAACTTGTTTACTCAAACAATAACTATAGAAACAGAAGATTTTGAGGCGGCTATGCCTGATTTTTTAAATATTACTGATTTAGACTGTTCTGCCGGAACTAATAACGACTATTTTATTGTGTCAAATCTATTATGAGCAGTAGTAAGCACAAAGAAAAACTTAAAAAGAATAGTATTAATAAACAATAAACCCATATCTAAACTAATAATTCAATAAGGACTTTTATTCAATTTTTATTCATGGCAGTTATAAAAAAAAGTTGGGGGGAGGTAAAAATTCCTTCAACTTTTTTTAATATTACCTTTAGAAATAAGGATAAGTTTTTGTAAATAATAAGTTTTATTTTGTTAAATTTAACGTTTTAATTTTTGATTATTTAATAATAAACTACGATGAAAAAAATTTTTATTTTATTAGCTTCATTAGCTTTTTTTAGCCATTCTTTTGCTCAAACAATTACAATTATCGGAACAGAAGATTTTGAGGCGGTTTCGCCCGATTGGTCTTTAAATACTTCAGATATAGGAGGGTCTGGCGGGTCTAATAATAAATTTATTATTAATAATGCTTATGCTGGAGGAACTTTTCTTGTTGGGGGATTTTTACCTGTAACTGTTCCTGCTACTCCAAATCAGCCTGCTGCTATTACTAATAGCCCACAAAGTAAACATTTGCATATAAATGCAAAAGATGCATATAACGCAGGAGTATATAATGCAAACTATCTTGCTGGAGGAGCAGAAAAACTTGTTGCAAAAATGAATTATGATTGGAACACCACTGGCAAAACGGGTGTTTTTTTAACTTTTTATTGGTTAGGAATAGGCGGTGGAGGGCATTTGTATTATAGCACAAATAGCGGAACAACATGGACGTTAGCTGATGCTACTATTTATAATAATCAAGATAATTGGATTCAAAAAACAGTAACTAACTCTGCTTTTGATAATCAGGCAACTTTGCGTTTTGCTTTTTTATTTAATGAAGCTGAAGGTCCGCAGCAGGATCCGCCTTTATGTGTTGACCAATTGGAATTAAAATATTTAGCGATAGCTACGGCTCCGGATGCTGATTTTTTGGCATCGAGTTTAAATATTTGCGCAGGCGAATGCATTGATTTTACCGATCAAACCACTAATTCCCCTACAAGTTGGAATTGGACTTTTGATGGAGCAGCCACAACAACTTCCACATTGCAAAATCCAATAAATATTTGCTATAATACGCCCGGAGATTATACAGTTACTTTAGTTGCTACAAATGCAAGTGGTTCTGATACAGAAACAAAAACGTCTTACATAAAAGTGTCAGAGTCAACAATACCTACATTTTCATTTAAAACAGATTACTGTGTTGGAGAAGCACCAGCCTCTTTACCAGCAAGTTCAGATAATGGAGTGAATGGCACATGGACTCCAGCAACAATAAATACTTCGGTAGTAGGAAACGCTACATATACATTTACCCCAGCAGCAGGTCAATGTGCAAGTAGTTTAGATGTAATTGTTAATAGCTTAGAAATTCCTGTAGCCAGTATTTTAGGAGAAGATTCTATTTGTCCGGGTGATGCAGCCAATTTAATTGCCCAAGGCACAGGTAGTTATTCATGGAGCGATGGGTCTTCG
It includes:
- a CDS encoding T9SS type B sorting domain-containing protein gives rise to the protein MKKIFILLASLAFFSHSFAQTITIIGTEDFEAVSPDWSLNTSDIGGSGGSNNKFIINNAYAGGTFLVGGFLPVTVPATPNQPAAITNSPQSKHLHINAKDAYNAGVYNANYLAGGAEKLVAKMNYDWNTTGKTGVFLTFYWLGIGGGGHLYYSTNSGTTWTLADATIYNNQDNWIQKTVTNSAFDNQATLRFAFLFNEAEGPQQDPPLCVDQLELKYLAIATAPDADFLASSLNICAGECIDFTDQTTNSPTSWNWTFDGAATTTSTLQNPINICYNTPGDYTVTLVATNASGSDTETKTSYIKVSESTIPTFSFKTDYCVGEAPASLPASSDNGVNGTWTPATINTSVVGNATYTFTPAAGQCASSLDVIVNSLEIPVASILGEDSICPGDAANLIAQGTGSYSWSDGSSLPQLTVSPDVTTEYTLIVSNKGCNDTTTHIVNLYPEVTAYAGEDVVVSKGGSVNLYASPAVSYEWFPTVFLTCSDCQNPVCTPETSTLYTLTVTDSNGCKATDDIFVQVDEDCEVHGTNVFSPNADGINDVFFLQGNCIKSLEIKIFNRWGNTLFESSDPDFTWDGKHNGVEVPSGVYFYVYKVTFEDGTTESGKSSITLLR